In the Blautia coccoides genome, TGGCTGCAGAATTTCTGGACAGTGATGTACGCTTTGCAGGGGCAGGAGACAGGGAATATGCGTGTGGAAAACAGAAGGTGGTGGATTATTTCTGTAAGGACATACATAATATAAGGGATGCATTTTATCCGGAAGTTTCTGTTATCGATGAACAGCCTCTGAGCGAAGAGATCATAAGCCTTTCCTGCAGGGTGGATTTAAAAAACGAGACGTACGCCTGGCAGATGCGGGTGCATTTCACCCTGGCGCTGCAGAGCGAAGGGTGGCGGATCAAAAGCATTTGCCTTTTAGATACCAAGAGTGGCCAGGAGGAGCAGCTACATATCTATAACAATATTCCTGGAGCTGTATTTTGCTGTAGATTTGATGACTCCTTTTCCGTCATTGAAGCGAATGACGGCCTTTTTGAATTTCTGGGATACACCAGAGAGGAGTTCGCCGCCATGGGCAATAAGATGTCTTCTGTTATCTATCCGGAAGACCTGGCAGTCATGACGGAGAAACTGAAGGAGCAGTTAAAGTACGGCAATACCATACATAACCAAAACCGGCTGGTCTGCAGGGATGGTTCCGTCAAATGGATTTCCATAAAGGCCCAGCTCTTTACTGAAAAATCAGGAGAACAGTATTTTTATTGTGTTTTTGTGGATGTCACTGAGGAAAAGCAGATCCAGGAGAAATCCAGGGAATTATTTGAAAAAGAGATGGCTTACTTTGCGGAGCTGTCCTCTTCCGAGAAAAATTTCCGCGGCCGGATGAACGTGACGAAAAACTGCGTGGAGAGCTACGTATCTGCCCTTGACGACGCCATAACCCATGTGGGAGCCACCTATGAGGAGACGGTGCGGAATATGTCCCAGTCCGCTGTGGACTGGCAGTATGGAGAAAAGATCAGCAGTGCCCTAGACAGGGAGAAGGTATTAGCGGATTACAGTGCAGGAAAAGTGGATCACAGGTTTGAATTTTTGAGAAGGAGAAAAGACGGAAGTGTGTTCTGGAGTAATACCAACTTTCGTTTCCAGCAGAATCCCCAGACCGGTGATATTATGGTTTTCTTCTATACATTTGATGTGACGGAGCAGAAAACCCAGGAACAGATCTTAAAAAAGATAACGGATCTTGGCTTTGAGTTTATCGCTGACATTGATATCCGCCGCGATACCTATCAACTGATATCCTTTGACGAAGATGCATACGGAATCCTGCCAAAGAGCGGGCACTTCCAAAAGGAGGTCAGGGAGATAGCAGAGAGCACAATGGAGGGAGCAGCCCGTGAATCGTATCTGAAGTACCTGGAATACAGTTATATGGAGGAACGGCTGGAGGAATGTGAATCCTATTCCTTTATTGTAGAGATGAAAAATGAGGCCAAGGAGCCGCGGGTCAAGCGCTGCGAGGTCTTCTACATAGATCGGGAACTGGGACGGGCCTGCCTGGCAAGAACGGATGTGACAGATGTGGTCCGTCAGGAGCAGCGCCAGAAGGAAGAAATGGCAGCAGCTCTGGTGGCGGCAGAGCAGGCAAACGCGGCAAAGTCAGATTTTCTTTCCCGTATGAGCCATGAAATCCGTACGCCTATGAATGCCATTATCGGTATGAGTGCCATAGCGGCCCAGTCCATAGGAGACGATGAGCAGGTGGCAGACTGTATTGCCAAGATAGGAATCTCATCGCGCTTTCTTTTGTCACTGATCAACGATATTCTGGATATGAGCAGGATCGAGAGCGGCAAGATGCTGCTGAAGAATGAAAAGATCCCCATGGAAGAATTTTTAAATGGGGTCAATTCTATCTGCAATGCCCAGGCCGCGTCAAAGTGTGTGGATTACGAGTGTATTGTGGACCCCGTGCTGGATGATTACTACATGGGGGATGCCATGAAGCTGCAGCAGGTGCTCATCAACATTTTGTCCAATGCCATTAAATTCACCCGTGAGGGCGGCAAAGTAAATTTTTCTGTTGCCCAGATGCGCAGAACAAAAAATGATGCGGTTCTCCGGTTTGTCATCAATGATACCGGTGTAGGCATGAATGAGGAGTTTATTCCTCATATATTTGAACCTTTTTCCCAGGAGAGCACAGGTACTACAGCCCTCTACGGAGGTACCGGCCTTGGGCTTGCCATTTCCAAAAACATTGTGGACATGATGGACGGGCGCATTATTGTGCGCTCTATCAAAGGAATCGGTTCTGAGTTCACTGTGGATGTGAAGCTTGGCATCACAGAGGAGGAAAAGCTGCATCACAGCCAGAAAAAACAGAATTATAATTTTTCAAATCTCAAGACATTGGTTGTGGATGATGACGTGGCTGTCTGTGAGAGTGCCATGGTCACCCTGAAAGAGATGGGAATATCTGCAGAGTGGGTGGACAGCGGTCCAAAAGCCGTAACCCGGGTACGGAATCTGTGGAACAACGGAAAATATTTTGATATGATACTGATCGACTGGAAGATGCCGGAGATGGACGGCATAGAGACTGCACGGCGCATCCGCAGCATTGTGGGGGCTGAGGTGACGATCATTATTGTGACAGCATATGATTGGAGTTCCATTGAGCATGAGGCAAAGATGGCCGGTGTCAATCTGCTGATCAGCAAGCCTATGTTTAAGTCCTCCCTCATATTCGCCTTTTCCAAAGCCCTTGGTAAAAAGGAAGAGGAAAAGGAAAAGAAAAAAGATGCGGAAATGGACTATGATTTCACAGGGAAACGTGTGCTTTTGGCAGAGGATCATCCTCTGAATACGGAAATCGCGGTTATGCTTTTGGAGGGGAAAGGCTTTACTGTGGAGACTGCGGAGAACGGTCTGCGTGCCCTGGAGCTGTTCAGCAAATCAGAGGAGGGATATTACGATGCTGTATTGATGGATATCCGTATGCCTCTCATGGATGGACTGACAACGGCTACCAACATCCGTCATCTCAGCAATTTAGACGCGAAGACTATTCCGATCATTGCCATGACTGCGAATGCCTTTGATGATGATATTGAAAAAAGTAAGGCGGCAGGGATGAACGCTCACCTGGCAAAGCCCATAGATCCGGCAAGACTGTTTCAGACCTTGTATGACTTTATTTTCAGAAAGGAAGACTGAATGAGCGCGGAATAATACTTCTGTCCAAGGGGCAGGCTCAAAGAGAGAGCCTGCCCCTTGTCCGGGAAGGCGGGACTGTAAGGAGGAATTACATGGATAAGATATTTGTGGTGGAAGATGAACGGAAGCTTTGCAGGGAGCTTATGGCAGTTCTTGAAAAAAACGGATATAGCTGTGTCAGCTCTGAAAATTTTGAGCATATGGCAAAAGAGATCCTGGATGCGGAGCCAGATCTGGTCCTTCTTGACATAAATCTTCCGGGCTGTGACGGCTTCAGCATCTGCAGAGAAGTGCGGCAGTCCTCCCAGGTGCCTATCCTCATTGTCACAAGCCGGGATACCAATATGGATGAAGTGTTCGGGTTCCATGTGGGAGCAGATGATTTTATTACAAAGCCTTATAACATCCATGTGCTTCTTGCACGTATGGAGAGACTTCTCAAACGCTGGGGCGGCCAGCAAAAGCCTGATCTGCGTCTGACCCACAAAGGTGTTGTCCTGGATATTTTGAAATCCCGTATAGAGTATGACGGCAAACAGGCTGACCTTACTAAAAACGAGCTGGGTATCATGCGGATCCTCATGGAAAATAAGGGGAATGTAATCCCCAGGAATGAAATCATCAAAGCCCTGTGGGAACAGGACGAGTTTGTGGAGGACAGCACCCTTACGGTGAACATTAACAGAATCCGAAAGAAACTGGAGAATATGGGGGTTACTGATTTTTTGGTTACCAGAAGAGGGCATGGCTATCAAGTGTAAAGGAGTATGGAGCATGAAGTTTTCCCAATATCTGAGAGATAAGAGCATGGAGTGTATCCTATTTACAGGGACAGGTATCGCGACCGGTATGTTTCTTCTGGTACTCTCCGCAGAGCTGCCTGTGATCCTTATGTGTGAGCTGCCGTTTTTCTTTGTGTTTTTCTTGTGCCTGTATCTGGATCACAGCAGGAAAAAGGAATATTATGAATCCCTGTTACAGGTATTTGAAGATTTGGATGAAAAAAGATATTTATCTGAAACGGTGGAAAGGCCGTCTTTTTTGGAGGGAAAGATATGCCACTCCATTTTAAGGCAAATGGAAAAGGACATGAATGACCAGGCCATTAAGCAGGAAATGGAATTCAGGGTATACAAAAATTACATTGAATCCTGGGTGCATGAGGTAAAGCTTCCCATTGCCTCCTCCAAACTGCTGATTGAAAACCACAAAAATGAAGTGACTCTGAGTCTGGAGGAGGAGCTGGACAGGATTGACAATTATGTGGAACAGGTCCTCTATTATGCCAGGAGTGAGAACGTGGAGGAGGATTATCACCTGGAATGGACAAATCTGGAGCCGGTGATCCGGCAGACGGTAAAGCGTTTTGCCAGAGACCTTATCAGCCACAAGGTTATGCCCTCCATAGAGGTCCAAGAGTGCACTGTGATGACGGATGAAAAATGGCTTTCCTTTATCCTGGGACAGCTCATACAAAACGCAGTAAAATACTGCGGCCCTGATGCCAAACTCCGCTTTTACGTGCGGCAGAAGGAGGGAGAGACTTTTTTATATGTGGAGGACAACGGCATAGGTATTGCCGCCAGGGATCTGCCCAGAGTCTTCGACCGGGGGTATACGGGAGAGAATATCAGAAAAACCTCAAATGCCACAGGCATGGGACTGTATCTGTGCAGACAGCTTTGTCTTAAAATGGGTCTGAGCCTTGCCATTGATTCACAACAGGGCCGTGGGACCAGTATCTGCATTGGTTTTCCAAACTGTGGGCCAAAGGAAACATAACAAAAATGTAATATAAATGTTAGACATATCTGTGGATGTCCCGGAAAAACTAAAGTATCATAGGTGTAGAGTAAGGAGGTACAGATATGCAGACAATATTAAAAGCAGAAAATATTCAAAAATATTATAAAAATAAAGGCAGTATTACCAAGGCGGTAGACAACATCAGCTTTGAGGTGGAAAAAGGTGATTATGTGGGGATCATGGGAGCTTCCGGCAGCGGAAAATCCACCCTGTTAAACTGCATTGCCACCATAGACAACGTTACCGCGGGTAAGCTCTATGTGGGAGGAAAGGAGATCACAAAGCTGAAAGAAGAACAGCTCTCCGCCTTCAGAAGAGAACAGTTGGGATTCGTTTTTCAGGACTTTAATCTTCTGGATACCCTTAACGCCCACGATAACATTGCGCTGGCGCTGGCTATTCTTGGGGAAAAGCCCCGAAAGATAGAGGCCAGGGTTGCATCCATAGCGGATATTCTTGGGATCAGCGATATACTTGAAAAATACCCCTATGAAATATCAGGGGGACAGAAGCAGCGTATAGCCTGCGCAAGAGCAGTCATAACAAATCCGTCCCTGATACTGGCAGATGAGCCGACAGGCGCTCTGGATTCCAAGTCCTCCGGCATGCTGCTGGAAAATTTCAGAAAGCTGAATGAGGAACTGGAAGCCACTATTTTAATGGTTACCCATGATGCGTTTACAGCCAGCTACTGCAAACGGATCCTGTTTATCAAGGACGGAAAGATTTTTAATCAGATAACAAGAGGGAATGACAGCAGAAAGCAGTTCTTTGAAAGGATAATCGATGTGGTGACATTCCTGGGAGGTGACCATGGCAATGTTATCTGAGAAGAACAACGTATCGGATGTTATGTTCCAAAGGCTGGCAAGGAATAATGTAAAAAAGAATATGCGCCATTATCTCATATACTTTATCACGCTTCTGTTCAGCGTTTCCATGCTCTATACGTTTAATTCTATCGGCGCACAGTTTTCCATGCTGAATATGTCGGACAGAGGAAGCTACCTGGCCTTTTCTTCGGGTATGATGGCAAGCGTCTCCGTGTTTATCAGTCTGATCTTAGGTTTTTTGGTGGTCTATGCCAATAAATTCCTGATGCGCAGAAGAAAAAAAGAGCTGGGAATATATATCACTCTTGGGATGAGACAGAAGGATATATCCAGGATGCTGGTAAAGGAGACCGTGATCATAGGCGGGCTGTCTCTTATATGGGGGATACTGCTGGGGATTTTTCTCTCCCAGGGACTATCCCTTATCACCATAAAATTTTTACAGATAGAAGGGGCACAGTACAGGTTTGTCATCTCTCCTCTGGCTGTGGTGGAATGCCTTGTGTTTTACTCTCTGATCTTCTTTTTTATGAATTGGAGAAATAAAAAAATGCTGGCAAAGCACAGTCTGGTAGAATTCCTCTACGCAGATAAGAAAAATGAGGAGGCTCCGGATGAGAAGCTGGCCGAGAAATTCTTCATGCTGACAGCCTCTGTGATCTGTATGGCGGTAAGCTCCGTTATCTCTGTCATAGACGGATTCAATATGAAGTATATCTCTGCCAGTGTGGTGGTGCTTTTTATCGGAACCTTTTTATTCTTCCGCTCGGTAGCAGGGATCTTTTTGTTTTTGCTGCACAAAAAGAAGAGGCTGTATTACAAGGATTTGAATATGTTCTCCATCCATCAGGTGAGCAGCAAGATCAATTCCACCAACAAAGTGCTGTCCGTGATCTGCCTTCTTCTGTTTCTGTCATTTACCACTATTTCTGTAGGACTGGGAATAAGTGTTTCCGTGTCCAAAGGACTTTCTAAAATGACATCTGCAGATGCAGTGATAGAAAGCTATCGTGAAAATTCGGGGCAGGAGATATCTGTCAAGGATAAGCTGGAACAGCTTGGATTTCCCCTTGAAAAACTGACATCCAGCACTGTGGAAGTGGATCTGTATGAGCAGTCTGACATCTCTATCAGCAGCTTTTTCCTTCCGGGAACACCGGGGAAAGAAAAGCTTTTGAAGGACAGATACAAAAATATGGATCAGCCGCTTTATGTGATGAAGATTTCCGCGTTCAATGATCTGCGCAGGCAGCAAGGCCTTGAACCTATAAACATGGATGGACAGGAATTTTTAATCAACTGTGATGTATCTGAGATCAGTAAGGCATATGAGTATTATGCGGAGCATGGGGAGGCGCCCATAGAGATCAACGGACATTCCCTCTCTCTTATGAAAAATGGTGTCTATCAGATGCCTTATCAGAATGTAAATGTGCTTTCAGACATGGGAACTCTGATCGTGCCCGATGAGGCGGCAGAGGGATTGGAATCTTTTCGTTCCCTTTTAAACTGCATGTATACGGAAAATTCAGAGCAGATGGAAGAGGCTTTTATGGATGCCTGGATGGAACTGAATGATACAGGACTTCGCATTGCTACAAAGAGACTGATCATCACAGAGATCACATCCACCAGCATGACGCTTTCCTATATTGCCGTGTATCTCGGCATTATTTTTCTGATATGTGCCTGCGCGGTTCTGGCACTGCAGCAGACAGCCAATGCCATTGACAATACAGCCCGTTATGAAACCCTGAAAAGGCTGGGAGCCAAAGAATCGTCCATGAGAAAAACACTGCGGACTCAGATTCTGGTATATTTCGGTGTGCCCCTTGTGCTGGGACTTCTCTACTCTGTTGTGGGAATCCGTGTCATGTACACGGAGCTGGGAAATGTTCCTGCAGATGTGATCGCCCAGAATGTATTGTTTGCGTCTGTTATGTTTATATTGGTGTATGGTTCTTATTTCTTTATTACGTATAACAATACAAAAAATATATTAAAATTGGACAGAGATTAGAAAATTTAGGAGGCAGGTGATCCATCACCTGCCTCCTAGTCTCTGTATCAGATTACCTTATATTCTTTCAGAAGATCTTCGATCAGGGTCCCGGAGATTTTCCGCAGAGCCTGTTTCTCAACCAGTTTCATGATCCAGGGCACTTTCATGTCAATGGCTTTCTTGCCGTCCAGCATTTTTGAGGTGGCATCCAAAAGGGCGCGGATATCGTAACAGGAGGCATAGACTTCAGGAACACCGCGGTCCACTTGGAGGAGGGTATAAACAGCCTCCATAGCGGTTCTGACAGAGTATTCTGTGGTGAATACCGTGTCCCGGACCGTATCTGCGAACTGACCGATAAATGCGAAGTTCACACAGGAATCAGGTACCACTTTGGGTCTGTCGCCTGCAGTCCTGGGCATGAAAAATGCAGTGATATAAGGCATCATACAGGGGATGCACCGGGCGGAATGAGCGGCCATATCCGGGATTTCCTCCACGGGAACACCCAGATGATACAGCCATTCCTCTGTGATCTCACGTCCTGTGCACTCACGCATCGGCTTTTTCACATAGTCTCCGGGGACATCCGTGAACAGGCCGTACACCCAGACTACAAGCTGGTCTTTGGGCTGCTCCTTAAAGTGGGGCTGGCGGTTCAGGGTGTAGCTCATCAGCCAGGAGGAATCTTTGCAGGTCACAATACCGCCGGTAACTACTTTTCCGCTGAAAGGATCTCTTTTACAGACTTTTTGGATATAGGGCGGAATCCTGTCATCCAAGGTGGTAACGGTAGCGGATTCCCAGGTGGTTTTATCCGTCTCACTGCAGAATTTGTCAGGATTTCCGAAGGAAGGGTCCTGTGCCGCAATATTTTTCCACAGCTCCCAGCACCCGCCGGGAGTGTCGTTGAACACAGGCGCGTGTTCATCATCTCCCAGACTGGAGTTCTCCGTACAGCTTCCGTTGGTGACAAAGACAAGATCGTCATCCAGAAGATCGATACATTCCTCCTGACCATTGTGGATCATCATGATCTTCCGGGCAGCTTTTTTCTTGGGTGTGATATCAAAAATCACATTGGTGACTCTGGTGTCATACTGGAACTGGACGCCGTGGGCCTCCAGGTACTTCACCATTGGAAGGATCAGGGACTCGTACTGGTTATATTTTGTGAACTTAAGCGCAGACAGATCCGGGAGTCCGCCGATGTGATGGATGAAACGCTGGATATAAAGCTTCATCTCCAGAGCGCTGTGCCAATCCTCAAAGGCGAACATGGTTCTCCAGTAGAGCCAGAAATTGGATCTGAAAAATTCCTCTGTGAAGACGTCGTTTATCTTTTTGTCATACAGATCCTCATCCTTTGTGAAGAAGAGCTGCATGATCTCCATAGCGGCTTTGTCGCTGAGAGCGAATTTATTATCCGTGTGGGCATCCTGGCCTCTGTTCTCTGTCACACGCATGAGAGAGTAATTGGGGTCTTTTTTATTCAGCCAGTAAAATTCGTCCAGGACTGAGGCGTCTTCCACCTCCAGAGAGGGGATGGAGCGGAAGAGATCCCAGAGACATTCAAAATGATCCTCCATCTCACGACCGCCCCGGATGATAAAGCCCTTCTGTGCATCCTTTATGCCGTCACAGGCACCGCCGGGCAGGGACAGCTCCTCCAGAATGTGGATATGTTCCCCTTTCATCTGCCCGTCTCTCACCAGGAAACAGGCGGCTGCCAGGGAAGCCAGACCGGAACCTACCAGATATGCGGATTTGCGGTCAACACCTTCGGGTTTTACGGGACGTGCGAATGCTTCATAATTGCCATTGCTGTAATACATATGAATACCTCCTTGTCTATAGGAATCATTATTTGCTTTTTTATCTGTCTTTACTATAAACGGGGAGAGAAAAGATTGCTATACACAGAAAACGCGCAGTGTCAAAAGTTTAGACACTGCGCGTAAAATGTATAAAAAGATATGGGGGCACTTGTGTTTCCGGCAGAAGGCTTCTCATGGGTAAGCGTAAAACGCCTGCTCAATGCCTTTTATCTGTCCGAAAACGTTCCAATGCCCCGGTAATGGTGCCGTGCACAAGAAGACTCAGACGGTCTGTCATGGCTTCCGGTTTTTCCTTCATGCCGCTTTCAATCCATTCACAGATCAGACCCACAAAAGCGTACTTATAAAAATTGGCAATAAACTGTTTGTCTGTGTCACGGACAGACATACCCTCTGATTTTTCTTCAATGACGCCCAGCAGGAGGCGGTACATCTGCTGAAAGAGAAAATGCTCCAGATATTCCCGGCTGACAGAGTGGTATGTGTTTTTGACAAAATTCCGGTTGCTTAAAATGTAAGAGAGGATCTGGAGAAATCCCTCCTGCCAGGTGTCATAAGTGGTCTTTTCCCCCAGTCTCTTTTCCGCCTCGTTGATGTAGATCCATTCGATCAGATCATAAATATCCTGGAAGTGATAGTAAAAGGTCTGCCGGTTCACACCGCAGTCTTCCGAGATATCCACCACCGTTATCTTTTCCAGGGGTTTTTGTTCCATCAGATGTTTCAGAGACTGGGCCAGTGCCCGTTTTGTGGTCTGCGACATATTCCGCTCCTTTCCGCAGCAGCAGTTATCTCTTCAGTAAATCCCTGTAAAAGCCAGGGTAGGAGATGTCCACACAGTCTGCCTGCAGTATCTCTGTCTCGCCCTGTGCGGCAATGCCGGCCACGGCGAAGGACATGGCGATCCTGTGATCCAGGTGGCTTTCTAGTACAGCACCGTGCAGTGGTCTGCCTCCGTTTATCACCATACCGTCCTCTGTGCCTGTGATGTCGGCACCCATTGCGCTTAAATGATGTACCAGGATATCAAGCCGGTTGGATTCCTTGACTTTAAGCTCCTGTGCGTCCCGGATGACAGTGCTGCCTTCGGCGAAGGCTGCCATTACGGCCAGGATGGGAAGTTCGTCGATGAGTGTGGGAATGACGGCCCCTTCAATGACGGTTCCCTTCAGGGGACTGTGTTTCACCAGCAGATCAGCCACAGGCTCCCTGCCGTGTTCCCTTCGGTTCAGGATTGTAATGTCAGCACCCATTCGGCGGCATATGCGGAGAATACCGTCTCTTGTGGGATTGATGCCCACATTTTTGATCAGCAGTTCGGAGCCGGGAACTAAAAGGGCAGCGGCGATAAAATAAGCAGCAGAGGAGATATCTCCCGGTACAGCTACTTCCTGCCCCATAAGCCGCGGCTCCGGCTGTATGGACACAGTACAGCCGTCTGTCTTAAGGGCAGCACCGAAGCTTGACAGCATACGCTCTGAGTGGTCCCTGGAGACATAAGGCTCTGTGACACTGGTTACGCTGTCCGTGTACAGCCCGGCCAGCAAAATGCAGGACTTCACCTGGGCGGATGCCACAGGGGAGTGATAGTCGATCCCTTTCAGATGACTGCCGCGGATCCTCAGGGGAGCACAGCCGTCACCTGAAAGGCTTTCCACATCAGCTCCCATCATGGTGAGAGGAGTGATGATCCGTTTCATAGGGCGCTTCTGAATGGAAGCATCTCCGGTCAGGGTACTTTCAAAGGACTGTCCTGCCAGGATACCGGATATGAGTCTTGTAGTGGTTCCGCTGTTGCCCGCGTCCAGAATGTCCGCAGGCGCCTGAAGGCCGTGCAGGCCTTTTCCGTGCACCAGGATCTGATCCGGGGACTCCTCAATGTCAATTCCCATTTTCCTGAAGCACGCAATGGTGGAGAGACAGTCGGCGCCTCTCAAAAAATTTGTGATCCGGGTGGTGCCTTCGGAGATGGCTCCCAGCATAACTGCACGGTGGGAGATTGATTTATCTCCGGGAATGGTAACTTCGCCTCTCAGGGCATTTATTTTTTTGAATTTCATGAATGGCTCCTAACGTTCATATATGATGTAGTTCCGCTTTCCAAGCTGTTCTGCTGCTTCCTGCTGGGCTGTCTGATCATAGAAGTCTATTTTCAGTACGCCCTCATCGAACTCCCGGTTGTGGATAATGCCGATGTTTTTTATGCTGATATTGTTCATGGACAGTATGGTGGCAATGGTGGCAATGGCACCTGTCTCGTCAATGATATCGCAGTAGAGGGCATACTCCTTTTTGATGGGGCCGCTGGAGGTGTCGCTGATGGAATCCCTGTACTCTCTGGAATCTGAGAACATCTGATAAAGACCGTCCCCGTCGCGCTGGTCCACCAGGTATTTTGCCTGTACGATCAGGCGGATGAATTCATCCAGGACCTGGGAAATATTCTCCGGGTTTTCCATACAGATCTGCTGCCACATGTAAGGGGAAGAGGAGGCAATCCTGGTAATATCCTTAAAACCGCCGGCGGCAATGGATTTCATATGCTGTGAGGGGGAATCCAGCTTGTTGACCAGATTCACAAGGGCGGCTGCAACCACGTGGGGAAGATGGCTTACGGCAGCGGTAATGTAGTCGTGCTCCTCCCAGGTAAGTATCATGGGCAGGGCACCGATGGAGGTTACAAGCTCTGTGTAAACTCCTATCTTATCAAGCCCTACTTCCTCTGAGGGTGTCAGGATATAGTAAGCATTTTCAATCAGATGGTCCGTGGAATGTTCATAACCGGTCTTTTCACTGCCTGCCATAGGATGACCGCCGATGAAATTAGGGGCCATGGAGAGAGCGGTGATCTCTCTGTGTATCTCTCCCTTTACACTTCCCACATCTGTCAGAATGCAGCCGGGCCTTATGATCTGTTTCAGCCAGGGAAGACATTCTATATTATAGTCCACGGTGGCGCATAGGAAAATAAAATCACAGAGGGCAAATTTGGAATCATGCTCATCACAGGCAATATCCACAATACCGTCAAAGACGGCGTCCTCTAAAGTGTCCCTGGTCCGGTTATAAGCGAGGATCTGGTATTCCGGATGAAATTTCCGGATGGCTTTGGCTATGGAGCCGCCGATCAAACCGAGACCAATAAAGCCAATCGTAGTTGTTTCCATTGAAATATGCTCCTTCTTCTTTTTGTGACAGCAAAAAAGTCTGTATCAGAAGCTTTTGCTGTAATAAACGGCGGATCTTATGTCCGCCAAACAGTATTATTTTATGACAAGGAGCGCCAATTGTCAACGATTTTGCACTTTAAAGCGATAAAACGTAATTTTGACCAATAAAAAAGAAAAATTTCTTGTCTAATTTGAATAAAATACTTGAATTGTTGCTTCCTTTTTAGTAAAATATATACATATCAAAAATTGGGAGGTATTACATATGGACGTTTTCAGAAGCGACAGAATTAGAAATGTGGTCCTGCTCGGTCATGGCGGTGCCGGAAAGACAAGTCTGGTGGAGGCAATGGCTTACTTGTCAGGTATTACGAACCGCTTGGGAAAGGTAACAGATGGTAACACGGTAAGTGATTATGATAAAGAGGAGATCAAAAGAAAATTCTCAATTTCGACATCTGTGGTTCCGATTCAATGGGGAAAAGTAAAAATCAATGTACTGGACACCCCGGGCTATTTCGACTTTGTAGGGGAAGTGGAGGAAGCAGTAGCAGCGGCCGATGCAGCGATCATTGTGGTTTCAGGAAAATCAGGGGTACAGGTGGGAACACAGAAAGCCTGGGAGATGTGTGAAAAGTACAATCTGCCCCGCATGTTCTTTGTGACCGAGATGGATGTGGACAATGTAAGCTACAGGAAAGTAGTGGAAAGCCTGACTGAGCTGTACGGAAAGAAAATTGCGCCGATCCATATGCCGATCCGTGAAAATGAAGAATTCGTAGGCTATGTCAATATTGTAAAACAAGCCGGAAGAAGATACATCGACAGAGGCCAGAAGAAGGAATGCCCGGTTCCCGATTATCTGCAGGAATATCTGGAGCAGTACCATGACATCCTGATGGAGTCCGTAGCAGAGATCAGTGAAGAGTTTATGGACCGTTACTTTGCGGGAGAAGAGTTCTCCGTGGCAGAAGTTTCCGCGGCTCTTAAGATGAACATCTCAGACGGCAGCATCATTCCCGTATGTATGGGCTCTACTGTGAATGTTCAGGGTGTTGCCAACCTGTTGGATGATATCTGCGGCTATTTCCCAAGCCCGGACCAGAAAACATGTGCCGGCATGAATGCCAAGACAAATGAGATCTATCAGGCCAATTATGATTTCGCCAAAGCCAAA is a window encoding:
- a CDS encoding PAS domain-containing hybrid sensor histidine kinase/response regulator, which codes for MGKTMDAGRAVKEFCNTCFMLRKPELAAEFLDSDVRFAGAGDREYACGKQKVVDYFCKDIHNIRDAFYPEVSVIDEQPLSEEIISLSCRVDLKNETYAWQMRVHFTLALQSEGWRIKSICLLDTKSGQEEQLHIYNNIPGAVFCCRFDDSFSVIEANDGLFEFLGYTREEFAAMGNKMSSVIYPEDLAVMTEKLKEQLKYGNTIHNQNRLVCRDGSVKWISIKAQLFTEKSGEQYFYCVFVDVTEEKQIQEKSRELFEKEMAYFAELSSSEKNFRGRMNVTKNCVESYVSALDDAITHVGATYEETVRNMSQSAVDWQYGEKISSALDREKVLADYSAGKVDHRFEFLRRRKDGSVFWSNTNFRFQQNPQTGDIMVFFYTFDVTEQKTQEQILKKITDLGFEFIADIDIRRDTYQLISFDEDAYGILPKSGHFQKEVREIAESTMEGAARESYLKYLEYSYMEERLEECESYSFIVEMKNEAKEPRVKRCEVFYIDRELGRACLARTDVTDVVRQEQRQKEEMAAALVAAEQANAAKSDFLSRMSHEIRTPMNAIIGMSAIAAQSIGDDEQVADCIAKIGISSRFLLSLINDILDMSRIESGKMLLKNEKIPMEEFLNGVNSICNAQAASKCVDYECIVDPVLDDYYMGDAMKLQQVLINILSNAIKFTREGGKVNFSVAQMRRTKNDAVLRFVINDTGVGMNEEFIPHIFEPFSQESTGTTALYGGTGLGLAISKNIVDMMDGRIIVRSIKGIGSEFTVDVKLGITEEEKLHHSQKKQNYNFSNLKTLVVDDDVAVCESAMVTLKEMGISAEWVDSGPKAVTRVRNLWNNGKYFDMILIDWKMPEMDGIETARRIRSIVGAEVTIIIVTAYDWSSIEHEAKMAGVNLLISKPMFKSSLIFAFSKALGKKEEEKEKKKDAEMDYDFTGKRVLLAEDHPLNTEIAVMLLEGKGFTVETAENGLRALELFSKSEEGYYDAVLMDIRMPLMDGLTTATNIRHLSNLDAKTIPIIAMTANAFDDDIEKSKAAGMNAHLAKPIDPARLFQTLYDFIFRKED
- a CDS encoding response regulator transcription factor, with protein sequence MDKIFVVEDERKLCRELMAVLEKNGYSCVSSENFEHMAKEILDAEPDLVLLDINLPGCDGFSICREVRQSSQVPILIVTSRDTNMDEVFGFHVGADDFITKPYNIHVLLARMERLLKRWGGQQKPDLRLTHKGVVLDILKSRIEYDGKQADLTKNELGIMRILMENKGNVIPRNEIIKALWEQDEFVEDSTLTVNINRIRKKLENMGVTDFLVTRRGHGYQV
- a CDS encoding sensor histidine kinase, encoding MKFSQYLRDKSMECILFTGTGIATGMFLLVLSAELPVILMCELPFFFVFFLCLYLDHSRKKEYYESLLQVFEDLDEKRYLSETVERPSFLEGKICHSILRQMEKDMNDQAIKQEMEFRVYKNYIESWVHEVKLPIASSKLLIENHKNEVTLSLEEELDRIDNYVEQVLYYARSENVEEDYHLEWTNLEPVIRQTVKRFARDLISHKVMPSIEVQECTVMTDEKWLSFILGQLIQNAVKYCGPDAKLRFYVRQKEGETFLYVEDNGIGIAARDLPRVFDRGYTGENIRKTSNATGMGLYLCRQLCLKMGLSLAIDSQQGRGTSICIGFPNCGPKET
- a CDS encoding ABC transporter ATP-binding protein → MQTILKAENIQKYYKNKGSITKAVDNISFEVEKGDYVGIMGASGSGKSTLLNCIATIDNVTAGKLYVGGKEITKLKEEQLSAFRREQLGFVFQDFNLLDTLNAHDNIALALAILGEKPRKIEARVASIADILGISDILEKYPYEISGGQKQRIACARAVITNPSLILADEPTGALDSKSSGMLLENFRKLNEELEATILMVTHDAFTASYCKRILFIKDGKIFNQITRGNDSRKQFFERIIDVVTFLGGDHGNVI